The Xenorhabdus doucetiae genome has a window encoding:
- a CDS encoding IS30 family transposase, with protein sequence MAYTQLTETERYQIFGLKEAGFTQRFIATSLNRAPSTISRELRRNREAEKYEPEQAQRKALERRHSKVKAVKITPEITKWIKQLIWQDLSPEQVVGYLKREAKISLHHETIYRLIYKDKINGGDLWQHLRIAKKPYRKRYGSHEHRGKIKNRVSIDNRPKIVDKKQRIGDWEGDTIVGKDRKSALLTLVERKSLFTIIIKLEDKTAEGVAKAATRHLSMIKHKVKTITFDNGLEFAEHERIGKNLETKIYFAHPYSPWERGINENINGLIRDYFPKGTDFNKVSEREVNLVANRLNNRPRKTRDYKTPNELFTGTPTHLLRSLRCCA encoded by the coding sequence ATGGCCTATACGCAACTGACCGAAACAGAAAGATACCAGATTTTCGGCTTAAAAGAAGCCGGTTTTACACAACGTTTTATTGCAACGTCGCTTAATCGGGCCCCATCAACAATTAGCCGGGAATTGAGACGAAACCGGGAAGCCGAGAAATATGAACCTGAACAAGCTCAGCGTAAAGCATTAGAACGCCGTCATTCTAAGGTAAAAGCCGTAAAAATCACGCCAGAGATAACAAAGTGGATAAAACAGTTAATTTGGCAAGATTTAAGTCCGGAACAAGTTGTGGGTTATCTCAAGCGGGAAGCGAAAATCTCTTTACATCATGAAACAATTTATCGATTGATTTATAAAGATAAAATAAATGGCGGTGATTTATGGCAACATCTTAGGATAGCGAAAAAACCGTATCGTAAACGCTATGGAAGCCATGAGCACAGAGGAAAAATTAAAAACAGAGTCAGTATTGATAATCGCCCAAAAATTGTTGATAAAAAGCAGCGTATTGGGGATTGGGAAGGGGATACTATCGTTGGCAAAGATCGTAAAAGTGCCTTATTGACTTTAGTTGAACGAAAATCGTTATTTACGATCATCATTAAACTTGAAGATAAAACAGCAGAAGGTGTTGCCAAAGCGGCGACAAGACATTTATCGATGATAAAACATAAAGTTAAAACAATTACCTTTGATAACGGACTCGAATTTGCCGAACACGAACGGATCGGTAAAAATTTAGAGACAAAAATTTATTTTGCTCATCCGTATTCCCCTTGGGAAAGAGGGATAAATGAGAACATAAATGGATTAATCAGAGATTACTTCCCAAAAGGAACCGATTTTAATAAGGTATCAGAGCGGGAGGTTAACCTTGTGGCAAACCGACTAAATAATCGACCACGTAAGACACGAGATTATAAAACACCGAATGAGTTATTTACAGGAACCCCAACTCATTTACTTCGTTCATTACGGTGTTGCGCTTAA
- the pcp gene encoding pyroglutamyl-peptidase I has translation MKTILVTAFEPFGGETINPSWEAVRPLQGGQIAGAKIDVCQLPCVFDASLEHLYTAIERVKPEVVIAVGEAGGRPNISVERIAININDARIPDNVGKQPIDTPVITGGSAAYFSTLPIKAIVNALNAAGIPATVSQTAGTFVCNHVMYGLLHYLHQRNLHQPASVVRGGFIHVPYLPEQAARHSGTTPSMAAEMMTAALKIAIESTCKNEKDITATGGAIS, from the coding sequence ATGAAAACGATTTTAGTCACTGCTTTTGAGCCTTTCGGTGGTGAAACCATCAATCCATCATGGGAGGCCGTCAGGCCATTGCAGGGAGGCCAAATTGCGGGTGCGAAGATTGACGTTTGCCAATTGCCTTGCGTTTTCGATGCTTCTCTGGAACATCTCTACACCGCCATTGAACGGGTTAAACCCGAAGTGGTAATTGCCGTCGGAGAAGCCGGAGGCAGACCCAATATCAGCGTAGAACGCATCGCAATCAATATTAACGATGCCCGTATTCCGGATAATGTCGGCAAACAGCCGATTGATACGCCTGTGATTACAGGTGGTTCTGCGGCTTATTTTTCTACCCTGCCCATCAAAGCCATAGTAAATGCGCTAAATGCTGCCGGCATTCCTGCAACCGTCTCTCAAACGGCAGGAACTTTCGTCTGCAACCATGTAATGTACGGTTTGCTGCATTATTTGCATCAACGTAATTTGCATCAACCTGCCTCCGTTGTACGGGGCGGTTTTATCCATGTTCCTTATTTGCCTGAACAGGCCGCCAGACACTCTGGTACAACACCCAGTATGGCGGCAGAGATGATGACGGCAGCATTGAAAATCGCCATCGAATCAACATGCAAAAATGAAAAAGATATTACCGCCACAGGCGGGGCAATAAGCTGA
- the nhaC gene encoding Na+/H+ antiporter NhaC yields the protein MDDKKKLNLGLAILPIAAMLLLLIIGYGQLSLRIESLLLVSATLAAVLAYWQGYRWNDIIDAIVAKLAKAMPVIMILICVGGLIGTWMFSGTIPYMVYWGLTLISPQYILIAAFFITSLISVCTGTSWGAAGTVGVALMGVAAGLDVSLAAAAGAVVSGAYFGDKISPLSDSTNFAAIVADTDLYGHIQHLMYTTIPSFVLAAIVYLIAGQTSLTDNVATPEKITEILQSLDNLYHFNVLLILPPILVLWGAVTKRPVIPVMLAACTLAIAIGVGLQGFTLKQGLNALIDGFDLAMFSEQGHNISGIVSDVPRLLNRGGMFSMMSTILLVFCAFAFAGTLTLTGALTIIINKLLQAVRTTGQLIAATLSTTILLTGATCDGKLALLIPAELFKDAYHRMGLDNKNLSRTIEDGCTVIEPLIPWTSAGIYMATTLGVSTLDLLPWAIQCYAAAFLALIYGFTGFGIARATSGNSLRNKEI from the coding sequence ATGGATGATAAGAAAAAACTCAATTTAGGACTCGCTATACTACCGATTGCCGCCATGCTTCTGCTGCTTATTATTGGCTATGGTCAACTGAGCCTGCGCATCGAATCTTTATTGCTTGTATCAGCAACCCTGGCCGCGGTTCTGGCCTATTGGCAAGGCTATCGCTGGAATGACATTATTGATGCCATCGTGGCAAAGCTCGCCAAGGCAATGCCCGTGATCATGATATTGATTTGCGTCGGCGGCTTAATTGGCACCTGGATGTTCAGCGGAACCATACCTTACATGGTTTACTGGGGGTTAACGCTGATTAGCCCGCAATACATCCTGATTGCAGCCTTCTTTATTACGAGCCTGATTTCAGTTTGCACTGGCACATCATGGGGAGCAGCCGGAACCGTCGGTGTCGCCCTGATGGGTGTCGCCGCTGGTCTTGATGTGTCTTTGGCAGCGGCGGCGGGCGCGGTTGTTTCAGGTGCGTATTTCGGTGATAAAATTTCACCGTTATCTGACTCAACTAATTTCGCTGCCATCGTTGCCGATACCGATCTTTACGGCCATATCCAACACTTAATGTACACCACTATTCCGAGCTTTGTTTTAGCCGCCATTGTTTATCTTATTGCGGGTCAGACAAGTTTAACGGATAACGTGGCAACTCCCGAAAAAATTACAGAGATCCTGCAATCTCTTGATAACCTGTATCACTTCAATGTATTGCTGATTTTACCGCCGATACTGGTTTTGTGGGGAGCGGTGACAAAACGCCCTGTCATTCCCGTCATGCTGGCTGCCTGTACTTTAGCGATTGCCATCGGCGTAGGCCTTCAGGGATTCACGCTGAAACAGGGTCTTAATGCCTTAATTGATGGTTTCGATCTCGCCATGTTCTCTGAACAGGGACACAACATCAGCGGGATCGTTAGCGATGTTCCCCGCCTGCTCAATCGCGGTGGCATGTTCTCAATGATGAGTACGATATTGCTGGTATTCTGTGCATTCGCGTTTGCCGGCACATTAACACTCACGGGTGCCTTAACCATCATTATTAACAAGCTCCTGCAAGCTGTTCGCACAACCGGACAACTCATCGCTGCTACCCTATCCACAACCATTCTGCTAACCGGCGCAACCTGTGATGGAAAGCTGGCTCTTCTCATTCCAGCCGAACTGTTCAAAGACGCTTATCACCGGATGGGATTGGACAACAAAAATCTATCACGCACCATAGAAGATGGCTGTACGGTCATCGAACCGCTGATCCCTTGGACTTCTGCCGGCATTTATATGGCGACGACATTGGGTGTCAGTACGCTTGATTTACTGCCTTGGGCAATCCAGTGTTATGCTGCGGCCTTTTTGGCGCTTATTTATGGCTTTACTGGTTTCGGTATTGCCAGGGCCACATCGGGAAACTCCCTAAGAAATAAGGAAATTTAA
- a CDS encoding MalY/PatB family protein, with protein sequence MESPDFNQIIDRHNTGSIKWDFLDHYLQLNTTELLPLWVSDYDFQCPEAVQQALSSRIDHGIFGYSERDDRYYQAAIDWFARRHQLTLHREWFTSIEGVVPGLALLIQMLSKPGEGVIVQGPYYASFAKIITMNGRTMIENPLLEGAEGYKIDYVHLEQILAQHRPPLLLLCNPHNPTGRCWDRDELHQLLMLCERYGTTIISDEIWADLILPWGKFTSILHLGCEWHSHVIAATSASKTFGLASLRIANFLIPDPTLRHAFHDRLNAHGLDVFNSLSMTAATAAYQYGDAWFDKLQDYLAENRCWFEKALASSVPWCRMTQAEGTYLAWLDCRDLGLDDNTLQEALIQKAKIAVSMGYSFGNKGKGFIRINLGCPRQYLEKTITGLAQLTP encoded by the coding sequence GTGGAATCACCTGATTTTAACCAGATAATCGATCGCCACAATACGGGTTCCATTAAGTGGGATTTTTTAGATCATTATCTGCAATTAAATACCACTGAGCTGCTGCCACTGTGGGTATCTGATTACGATTTTCAATGCCCAGAAGCGGTTCAGCAAGCCCTATCCTCCCGAATTGATCACGGTATTTTCGGTTACAGTGAACGCGATGATCGCTACTATCAAGCCGCAATCGACTGGTTTGCAAGACGCCATCAACTGACCTTGCACAGAGAGTGGTTCACATCGATCGAAGGTGTCGTACCCGGATTGGCTTTATTGATACAAATGCTGAGTAAACCAGGAGAAGGCGTCATTGTACAGGGGCCTTATTACGCTTCATTTGCCAAAATTATTACGATGAACGGCAGAACGATGATTGAAAACCCGCTGCTTGAAGGCGCGGAAGGTTATAAAATTGACTATGTTCATCTCGAACAGATATTGGCGCAACACAGACCCCCTTTGCTATTGTTGTGTAATCCCCATAATCCTACTGGCCGCTGTTGGGATCGTGACGAACTGCACCAGCTATTGATGCTCTGCGAACGATACGGTACGACGATCATTTCCGATGAAATTTGGGCTGATTTAATTTTACCTTGGGGAAAATTCACCTCAATATTGCATCTTGGGTGTGAATGGCACAGTCATGTGATTGCGGCGACCTCAGCAAGCAAAACATTCGGGCTTGCATCGCTGCGTATAGCAAATTTTCTCATTCCAGATCCCACTCTCCGGCACGCCTTTCATGATCGGTTGAACGCTCATGGATTAGATGTCTTCAATTCATTGTCTATGACTGCGGCTACCGCCGCTTATCAATATGGGGATGCGTGGTTTGATAAGCTACAAGATTATCTGGCGGAAAATCGTTGTTGGTTCGAAAAGGCTTTAGCCTCTTCCGTTCCTTGGTGTCGAATGACCCAAGCGGAAGGAACTTATCTGGCCTGGCTGGATTGCCGCGATTTAGGTTTGGATGACAACACCTTGCAAGAAGCATTAATACAAAAAGCTAAAATAGCCGTTTCAATGGGATACAGTTTTGGCAATAAAGGAAAAGGATTTATTCGAATAAACTTAGGTTGCCCCCGTCAATACCTTGAAAAAACCATTACGGGTTTAGCTCAGTTAACACCATAA
- a CDS encoding helix-turn-helix transcriptional regulator, whose product MRIQDSCFIYGNKALSVLKGFPDSFDFEGLYDKDLPWDDAEFAKAYIYHDQKVMQEEKSYVSLETHIWGEEKTLSSYFCEKSPLYHENGDCIGIIYHLWKAQDYSLTRLYHGKLPASIMFQPPTHLFTQREWDIVFLSLHKYTSKQIGRTLNISYRTVENYTAQIYKKAGVSSAQQLEEYCRINNFDLYVPERFLRPESRILD is encoded by the coding sequence ATGCGAATCCAAGACTCATGTTTTATTTATGGCAACAAAGCATTAAGTGTGCTTAAAGGGTTTCCCGATTCATTTGATTTTGAAGGACTTTATGATAAAGATCTGCCTTGGGATGATGCTGAGTTTGCAAAAGCCTATATTTATCATGATCAAAAGGTCATGCAGGAAGAAAAATCCTATGTTTCACTAGAAACACATATTTGGGGAGAAGAAAAAACATTATCCTCTTATTTTTGTGAAAAATCACCTCTTTACCATGAAAACGGTGACTGTATAGGAATTATATATCACCTATGGAAAGCCCAAGATTATTCATTAACCCGCCTATATCATGGAAAACTCCCTGCTTCCATTATGTTTCAACCTCCTACTCATTTATTTACCCAACGTGAATGGGATATTGTTTTTCTCTCTCTACATAAATATACCAGCAAACAAATTGGCAGGACATTAAATATCTCCTACCGTACTGTCGAAAATTATACCGCTCAAATATATAAAAAAGCGGGGGTTAGCTCTGCCCAACAATTAGAAGAATACTGTCGCATTAATAATTTCGATCTCTATGTACCAGAAAGATTTTTGCGTCCTGAAAGCCGTATTCTTGACTGA